A single genomic interval of Dromiciops gliroides isolate mDroGli1 chromosome 1, mDroGli1.pri, whole genome shotgun sequence harbors:
- the RMI2 gene encoding recQ-mediated genome instability protein 2 codes for MASDALPAGSCRGPGAAVRLPTAPPLKLLAGQLRRCALGGPGAWQLARESAGRAPLELAVVWMQGRVLETAERGSWARLRDSSGSFSVRGLERVPQGKPCLAPGKYVMVMGVIQTCNPEPCLQAVKMTDLSENPIHESMWELEVEDLHRNIP; via the exons ATGGCGTCTGACGCTCTCCCTGCCGGCTCGTGCCGGGGCCCTGGCGCGGCAGTGCGGCTCCCCACGGCGCCCCCGCTGAAGCTGCTGGCCGGACAGCTGCGGCGCTGCGCCCTAGGCGGGCCCGGGGCCTGGCAGCTGGCCAGGGAGTCGGCGGGCCGAGCTCCGTTGGAGCTGGCGGTCGTGTGGATGCAGGGCCGAGTGCTGGAGACGGCGGAGCGGGGCAGCTGGGCGCGGCTGCGGGACTCGAGCGGCTCCTTCTCGGTGCGGGGCCTGGAGCGGGTGCCCCAGGGGAAGCCCTGTCTCGCCCCAG gAAAATATGTGATGGTGATGGGAGTCATTCAGACCTGCAACCCTGAACCTTGTCTTCAAGCTGTGAAGATGACAGATCTTTCTGAAAACCCGATACATGAAAGCATGTGGGAACTGGAAGTAGAAGATTTGCACAGAAATATTCCCTAA